A part of Sander vitreus isolate 19-12246 chromosome 8, sanVit1, whole genome shotgun sequence genomic DNA contains:
- the c2cd4a gene encoding C2 calcium-dependent domain-containing protein 4A, protein MWVVEKIRVSVERSYLPIKSAELSFKISDIMFREKGDKPKRISLCPNVITPDNIPEFCIPPTIPSLQELKNTEQSRAACVIKVSPCGGANPEIEVSCHEMMNPHIIQVESVDESPYDGCSDEETTNADPQSQAALSLPHMAKAQTCYGFCTLLESPHTRRKESLFHSDPGSSPLLLPRSRSSVCSKVSPSTSPSSSPSSFSLNTLTSRLSPRGYTLNWQATLDSDTTSSTESSPFSSPLLARCPAKSSLFKALSHELLLSRNMRKAMVSRNNSLSTDEGSSTDNSPNVMRRASDGLAEGLPSSYSLAPPNVFPMDLTLHREKVMKERMAPIGKDGSLRLSAEYCPDNQRLRVRLISAEGLYPLSVDPKIINCSVSLSLVPGKVQKQRSTVIRKSRNPIFNEDFFFDSISEDDLSQRSLRFKVVNKMSTLKRDYLLGDCDLPLSSIVTS, encoded by the coding sequence ATGTGGGTGGTGGAGAAGATCCGTGTGTCAGTGGAGAGATCTTACCTGCCTATTAAATCAGCAGAACTCAGCTTTAAAATTAGTGACATCATGTTCAGAGAAAAGGGCGACAAACCCAAAAGGATTTCCCTCTGTCCTAATGTCATCACTCCCGACAACATCCCTGAGTTCTGCATCCCCCCAACAATCCCATCCCTGCAGGAGTTGAAGAATACGGAGCAGAGCCGAGCTGCTTGCGTAATCAAGGTGTCTCCCTGTGGGGGGGCCAACCCTGAAATAGAGGTGTCATGTCATGAGATGATGAACCCGCACATTATCCAGGTGGAGAGTGTGGATGAGAGCCCCTATGATGGCTGCAGTGATGAGGAGACCACCAATGCAGATCCCCAGAGCCAGGCTGCCTTGTCTCTTCCACACATGGCCAAAGCTCAGACCTGCTATGGCTTTTGCACCTTACTGGAGAGCCCCCACACTAGGAGGAAGGAGTCGCTCTTCCACTCCGATCCTGGCTCCTCTCCCTTGCTGCTGCCCAGGAGTCGATCCAGCGTGTGCTCTAAAGTCTCCCCCTCcacttctccctcctcctctccttcctcattCAGCCTTAACACCCTGACTTCCAGGCTTTCCCCGAGAGGATACACCCTGAACTGGCAGGCCACTCTGGACAGCGATACGACTTCCTCTACTGAATCCTCTCCTTTCAGCTCGCCACTGCTGGCCAGGTGCCCTGCCAAGTCTTCCCTCTTCAAAGCACTGAGCCATGAACTGCTGTTGTCAAGGAACATGAGGAAGGCAATGGTGTCAAGGAACAATTCCCTGTCCACAGATGAAGGCAGCTCCACAGACAATAGCCCCAATGTCATGAGGAGGGCATCAGATGGGTTAGCTGAAGGCCTGCCCAGCAGCTACAGCCTGGCGCCACCCAACGTCTTCCCCATGGACTTGACTCTGCACAGAGAGAAGGTAATGAAGGAGAGAATGGCACCCATAGGGAAAGATGGCAGCCTAAGACTCTCAGCTGAGTACTGCCCAGATAACCAAAGACTGCGGGTTCGACTGATCAGTGCTGAGGGCCTCTATCCGCTCTCTGTAGACCCCAAGATTATCAACTGCAGTGTCAGCCTCTCTCTGGTGCCCGGAAAAGTCCAGAAGCAACGCAGCACAGTCATCAGAAAGAGCCGTAATCCGATCTTCAATGAGGATTTCTTCTTTGATAGTATCTCAGAGGACGATCTCAGCCAGCGGTCTCTTCGCTTTAAAGTGGTGAACAAAATGTCCACCCTGAAAAGAGACTATCTTCTGGGTGACTGTGATTTGCCTCTTTCTAGCATTGTTACATCATAA